A region of uncultured Acidilobus sp. JCHS DNA encodes the following proteins:
- a CDS encoding Ribosomal protein L39E, which yields MARKLRLARASKSSQPVPAWVIVKTLRKFTFNPKRRHWRSTKLKV from the coding sequence TTGGCCCGAAAGCTCAGGCTTGCCCGCGCGTCCAAGAGCAGCCAGCCCGTTCCAGCGTGGGTGATAGTTAAGACCCTCAGGAAGTTCACATTTAACCCCAAGAGGAGGCACTGGAGGTCGACCAAGCTGAAGGTCTGA
- a CDS encoding 2'-5' RNA ligase codes for MRVFIAVDVDQPEMVQSLRALEEELSSLRVPMKLVEPENLHVTIRFIGEVSDFIVGEIRSKVLPSLRFRPFKLRLAGLGAFPSPSNARVIWVGITEGFEELKAIREQVDKGLKDLGLRLEEEEFVPHITLARLKERGSPAVLKFLMERSNYEIGEMTVTSVRLKKSTLTPRGPIYETLAEARV; via the coding sequence TTGAGGGTGTTCATAGCCGTTGACGTAGATCAGCCCGAGATGGTTCAGAGCCTGAGGGCGCTTGAGGAGGAGCTGTCCTCGCTGAGGGTGCCTATGAAGCTAGTGGAGCCCGAGAACCTACACGTAACGATAAGGTTCATCGGCGAGGTCTCGGACTTCATAGTTGGCGAGATCAGGTCAAAGGTGCTTCCCAGCCTGAGGTTCAGGCCCTTTAAGCTAAGGCTCGCAGGCCTTGGCGCCTTTCCAAGCCCCTCTAATGCAAGGGTTATATGGGTTGGCATCACTGAGGGCTTTGAGGAGCTCAAGGCCATAAGGGAGCAGGTCGATAAGGGCCTTAAGGACCTGGGCCTCAGGCTGGAGGAAGAGGAGTTCGTCCCCCACATAACTTTGGCTAGGCTTAAGGAGAGGGGGTCGCCAGCCGTCCTGAAGTTCCTTATGGAGAGGTCCAACTATGAGATCGGCGAGATGACCGTCACGTCTGTCAGGCTGAAGAAGAGCACCCTGACCCCTCGCGGCCCCATCTATGAGACCCTAGCGGAGGCAAGGGTTTAA
- a CDS encoding DNA-binding protein has translation MSSYDSTDSYDEELEELKRRKLEELRREAEEKRRLQEERARKEAELMALLRVILEPEALDRITNLRLVRPELAQAAIQTIVTLVQSGRLSPPVDDDTVKSILMELDSRSRREYEIRFKRK, from the coding sequence ATGAGCAGCTATGACTCTACGGACAGCTACGACGAGGAGCTTGAGGAGCTGAAGAGGAGGAAGCTTGAGGAGCTTAGGCGTGAGGCTGAGGAGAAGAGGAGGCTACAGGAGGAGCGGGCGCGTAAAGAGGCTGAGCTGATGGCCCTGCTTCGCGTCATACTGGAGCCCGAGGCCTTGGACAGGATAACCAACCTCAGGCTCGTCAGGCCTGAGCTCGCACAGGCCGCCATCCAGACGATAGTAACCCTTGTCCAGTCCGGCAGGCTCAGCCCTCCCGTGGACGATGATACCGTTAAAAGCATATTAATGGAGCTAGACAGCAGGTCCCGGAGAGAGTACGAAATAAGGTTCAAGCGGAAGTGA
- a CDS encoding CCA-adding enzyme yields MSCPGRGPIEERVLEAIRPTEIQLRLLSRAYDLIRRALERSLAAHGLDFVIEPEGSFAKGTLLRDRWEMDVFVLFKGVDEGWVLSESLGPLREALQGFPVISKFSEHPYLTVSLMGMEIDVVPAIYAERPSTGLGVGRTPFHTRYVRSKLDSCMADEVRLLKSFLKGIGAYGAETHVRGFSGYMAELLTIAYGSFRAAVKAMSEWTRRAFVDPERVGNREELERRYPESPLIVVDPVDPMRNAAAAVSEDKLALAVLASKLYLHRPSLSFFHVFADRIEIKQRPPVIVIVCNGKYYEEPPEGVWGRLSRASRMLAKELEAWGFTPLKASYFTDEGSLAAVGVSLASDRLEGLEVLKGPDAWANVENIRAFIGKRLEEGGLWVSDRLYGFRGRRLTEAGSVARGWLAAHGKLLGDACRAVSVSGGDLSGVPGPLREWLWKEFYTVPSWLAGL; encoded by the coding sequence ATGAGCTGTCCTGGCAGAGGGCCGATCGAGGAGAGGGTCCTGGAGGCCATAAGGCCCACGGAAATTCAGCTGAGGCTCCTGAGCAGGGCTTATGATTTAATAAGGAGGGCCCTTGAGAGGTCCCTCGCCGCTCACGGCCTCGACTTCGTGATAGAGCCTGAGGGGAGCTTTGCCAAGGGGACCCTGCTGAGGGACAGGTGGGAGATGGACGTCTTTGTCCTCTTCAAGGGGGTTGACGAGGGGTGGGTCCTAAGCGAGTCCCTGGGGCCCCTGAGGGAGGCCCTACAGGGGTTTCCCGTCATTTCGAAGTTCAGCGAGCACCCTTACCTCACGGTGTCATTAATGGGCATGGAGATAGACGTAGTTCCCGCCATCTACGCGGAGAGGCCGTCTACTGGCCTGGGAGTTGGAAGGACGCCCTTCCACACCAGGTACGTGAGGTCAAAGCTTGACAGCTGCATGGCTGATGAAGTGAGGCTCCTTAAGTCCTTCCTCAAGGGGATAGGGGCTTATGGAGCTGAGACCCACGTCAGGGGCTTCTCAGGCTACATGGCGGAGCTGCTGACCATAGCCTACGGCTCGTTCAGGGCAGCAGTGAAGGCCATGAGTGAGTGGACCAGGAGGGCGTTCGTCGACCCAGAACGCGTAGGCAACAGAGAGGAGCTTGAGAGGAGGTATCCCGAGAGCCCGCTCATAGTGGTAGATCCCGTGGACCCTATGAGAAACGCTGCCGCCGCGGTATCCGAGGACAAGCTGGCTTTAGCCGTGTTGGCCTCTAAACTCTATCTACATAGGCCATCCTTATCATTCTTTCACGTCTTCGCTGATCGAATAGAGATTAAGCAAAGGCCTCCCGTCATAGTCATAGTATGTAATGGTAAATATTACGAGGAACCCCCTGAGGGAGTCTGGGGAAGGCTTTCAAGGGCCTCCCGGATGTTAGCCAAGGAGCTGGAGGCGTGGGGCTTCACGCCGCTTAAGGCGAGCTACTTCACCGACGAGGGGTCCTTGGCCGCTGTAGGGGTCTCGCTCGCCAGCGACAGGCTTGAAGGCCTTGAGGTACTGAAGGGGCCTGACGCCTGGGCCAACGTAGAGAACATCAGGGCGTTCATAGGGAAAAGGCTTGAAGAGGGAGGGCTCTGGGTAAGCGACAGGCTCTACGGCTTCAGGGGTCGCAGGCTCACAGAAGCAGGCTCAGTGGCCAGGGGCTGGCTCGCCGCGCACGGCAAGCTGTTAGGCGACGCCTGTAGGGCTGTAAGCGTTAGTGGGGGCGACCTATCAGGCGTACCGGGGCCTCTAAGGGAGTGGCTTTGGAAGGAGTTCTACACGGTGCCTTCATGGCTGGCTGGCCTCTGA
- a CDS encoding putative Ser/Thr protein kinase — MGGVRIRVLGKGHASLVVAGLTFDGQVVAVKVRRTDSKRSSLEGEGRLLEVASRAGASPAPLYYSKDLIVMEYVGDVSLEQVLKASPSPLLRRSLLEAVRAARALDAVKILHAELHRPLRNVFYPRWPSSPKAVIIDLESSSRECGNVNKVLSFMIAKGLLRGRAVEALTSLLRDYRLAGCPRDLYVMIEEKLDQAFTT, encoded by the coding sequence GTGGGGGGCGTCAGGATCAGGGTCCTGGGCAAGGGCCACGCCAGCCTGGTCGTGGCCGGCCTAACGTTTGACGGACAGGTCGTAGCGGTCAAGGTGAGGAGGACTGACAGCAAGAGGTCAAGCCTCGAAGGCGAGGGGAGGCTGCTCGAGGTAGCCAGCAGGGCCGGCGCCTCCCCAGCGCCCCTTTACTACTCAAAGGACTTGATAGTTATGGAGTACGTGGGCGATGTAAGCCTTGAGCAGGTCCTCAAGGCCTCCCCATCACCTCTCCTAAGGAGGTCCCTTCTGGAGGCCGTGAGGGCGGCCAGGGCTCTTGACGCAGTTAAGATATTACATGCTGAACTCCACAGGCCCCTTCGTAATGTATTTTACCCAAGGTGGCCCTCAAGCCCAAAGGCCGTTATCATAGACCTTGAGTCCTCTTCGCGAGAGTGCGGCAACGTTAACAAGGTCCTGAGCTTCATGATCGCGAAAGGGCTGCTCAGGGGTCGCGCAGTGGAGGCCCTTACGTCGCTTCTCAGGGACTACAGGCTAGCAGGTTGTCCAAGGGACCTCTACGTGATGATAGAGGAGAAGCTAGATCAGGCGTTCACAACCTAG
- a CDS encoding Ribosomal protein L31E has translation MEPGEKSVYVINLSRVYYGRSTNRAKRAVDLIRRFVSRHAKVPVDSVVILNDVNNFVWSRGIKRPPRRVKVLVTLVSGEEGNRAIVSLARGKLPPGRLSKETPR, from the coding sequence GTGGAGCCAGGCGAGAAGTCTGTCTATGTTATCAACCTGAGCAGGGTTTACTATGGAAGGAGCACCAACAGGGCTAAGAGGGCTGTTGACTTAATTAGGAGGTTTGTGTCAAGGCACGCCAAGGTGCCCGTCGATTCCGTTGTAATACTAAACGACGTAAATAACTTCGTGTGGAGCCGCGGCATAAAGAGGCCGCCGAGAAGGGTTAAGGTCCTGGTAACGCTGGTAAGCGGAGAGGAGGGCAACAGGGCCATAGTGTCGCTGGCCAGAGGTAAGCTGCCTCCAGGGCGACTTTCCAAGGAAACTCCGCGGTGA
- a CDS encoding putative translation initiation factor eIF-6 — protein MPFEVAKLQVFGNSNVGVYIYANDRFALVPPGLTPKDIDTISKVLQVDVYETTVMGTRLLGVLVAGNNNALLVPDTITQDELSRLRSSLGDFNVIVVRSRSNALGNIIVANSHGALVYPNLEDEVIKVIRDALGVEVVKRSIGGISSVGTVVAVTDVGGLVHPDATDEEVEFLKDLFKVPFRTGTVNFGVSFVRTGLVVNSKGAIVGNDTSGPEIARIQTTFTGL, from the coding sequence GTGCCGTTTGAGGTCGCCAAGCTCCAGGTCTTCGGCAATAGCAACGTCGGGGTTTACATTTACGCTAATGACAGGTTTGCGTTAGTGCCACCGGGGCTGACGCCGAAGGACATCGACACCATTTCTAAGGTGTTACAGGTGGACGTCTATGAGACTACAGTGATGGGCACAAGGCTGCTGGGGGTCCTAGTAGCAGGTAACAATAACGCTCTCCTAGTTCCAGACACTATAACCCAGGACGAGCTCAGCAGGCTAAGGTCATCTTTAGGGGACTTCAACGTGATCGTCGTGCGAAGCAGGAGCAACGCGTTAGGGAACATCATAGTGGCTAACAGCCATGGGGCGCTGGTCTATCCAAACCTCGAGGACGAGGTGATCAAGGTCATCAGGGACGCGTTAGGGGTTGAGGTGGTCAAGAGGTCAATAGGAGGCATAAGCAGCGTGGGAACCGTAGTCGCCGTGACTGACGTGGGAGGCCTCGTGCACCCTGACGCAACAGATGAGGAAGTAGAGTTCTTGAAGGACCTCTTCAAGGTCCCCTTCAGGACGGGCACGGTCAACTTCGGGGTCTCGTTCGTGAGGACAGGACTAGTCGTAAATAGCAAGGGAGCAATAGTAGGTAATGACACTAGCGGACCTGAGATAGCCAGGATACAGACTACCTTCACAGGCCTCTAA
- a CDS encoding thymidylate synthase, flavin-dependent: MTKLGLGIEVKLVQYTPEAPKLVAAASKMSISHKGSSELLSIGDEEVEVWIKETLKRGHLSPWEHASYTFIVEGCSRVCSHQLVRHRIASYTQQSMRYTEASLRAMALEAAKALGAECPSKPKGSAARDAYLCYSRSLRTAAERLGAEEALRLAWLSYVIPPSLAVNVEKALAYARELLEATSSYYELLSKGVPREDARFVIPMSVRTKITFTMNARELVQSFLPLRMCTHAQWEIRHVAWLTWRELVKVHPQIFKYAGPFCVFFNNSQLPEPATLEDYLSGKAKFVINRCPELIERDKIHSCLLLAYRSLSEDPLRGSKASSGDNEAGRAGEAHQGDA; the protein is encoded by the coding sequence TTGACAAAGCTTGGGCTTGGAATAGAAGTAAAGCTTGTGCAATACACGCCGGAGGCCCCAAAGCTTGTAGCAGCAGCGTCAAAGATGAGTATATCGCATAAGGGCTCAAGCGAGCTCCTTAGCATAGGCGATGAAGAGGTAGAGGTGTGGATTAAGGAAACCCTGAAGAGAGGGCACCTAAGTCCATGGGAGCATGCAAGCTACACTTTCATAGTTGAGGGGTGTTCAAGGGTCTGCTCCCATCAGTTGGTGAGGCACAGGATAGCAAGCTATACTCAGCAGTCCATGAGGTACACGGAGGCCTCGCTCAGGGCAATGGCCCTTGAGGCTGCCAAGGCGCTTGGAGCTGAGTGCCCTAGCAAGCCGAAGGGCAGCGCTGCCAGGGACGCCTACCTTTGCTACTCTAGGTCGCTCAGGACAGCGGCTGAGAGGCTCGGAGCCGAGGAAGCCTTGAGGCTGGCCTGGTTAAGCTACGTCATACCGCCATCGCTAGCGGTCAACGTTGAAAAGGCCCTGGCCTACGCTAGGGAGCTACTAGAGGCTACCTCAAGTTATTATGAGCTGCTCTCAAAGGGCGTTCCCCGTGAAGACGCTAGGTTCGTCATACCTATGTCAGTGAGAACTAAGATCACGTTCACGATGAACGCAAGGGAGCTCGTACAGTCGTTCCTGCCGCTCAGAATGTGCACACATGCTCAGTGGGAGATAAGACATGTGGCCTGGCTGACCTGGAGGGAGCTGGTGAAAGTTCATCCACAGATCTTCAAGTACGCGGGCCCCTTCTGCGTCTTCTTTAACAATTCTCAGTTGCCAGAGCCGGCGACACTGGAGGACTACTTATCGGGAAAGGCCAAGTTCGTGATAAATAGGTGCCCTGAGCTCATCGAGAGGGACAAGATCCACAGCTGCCTGCTCCTTGCCTACAGGTCGCTCTCGGAGGACCCTTTAAGGGGGTCTAAGGCCTCTTCTGGAGATAACG